The Sorangiineae bacterium MSr11367 genome window below encodes:
- a CDS encoding ATP-binding cassette domain-containing protein, which produces MIAAPTIHRRFFVPEVVQTSAMDCGPAALTSLLEGFRISASYGRLREACQTDVDGTSIDTLEDLAGKLGLNATQTMVPPEHLFLPEGGVLPAIVVVRQPNGMPHFIVVWRSVGGLLQVMDPGVGRRWMTPSSLREQLFMHGMPVSEAQFHALATSDAVVRVLRRRLSELGCTRELDAMLTRAATSASWRAIALLDAATRMVTDIVSSGSVRKGREAGGLLRSLIEGCEGVPPGEGPIPPPYWTGLPDGEEDVWLQGAVVVAVRARDVERKAPVSSTSAELTAVLQEAPARPLHELLRILRDDGALGPVALVVAIALAATFGIIEAILVRGLVEVAGDLGVVKERMAGLGAIVAFFLMMLLLELPIAHAIRRLGRHLDARLRIAFLSKLPRLADRYLSSRPTSDMAHRSHALSTLRGFPDLGAQLVRSALSLLATVGAIVWLHPASAPLAILAGGVAIAVPLASERVLSERDLRVRAHVGGLSGFYLDALLGLVPVRTHGAERAVRREHENLLVQWARAGRSLIEAALVADTVGALLGFALAALLLFCYVQRGGPVSGLLLFAYWVLKLPALGQSLAALVRAYPGIRNTALRLLEPLGALEEERVHGATATSSARGLELAFEGVSIVAGGHTILDGLDLRIAPGSDVAIVGSSGAGKSTLVGILLGWHRPVAGRVLVDGHPLDAARADTLRRECAWVDPAVQLWNRSLADNMLYGTSAGAMGAMPGALDAADLQGLLERLPDGMQTVLGEGGALMSGGEGQRVRFGRALLRRDARLVILDEPFRGLDREKRRTLLTRARAWWRGATILCVTHDVRETLDFGRVLVVEGGRVVEDGVPMALVQDPSSRYRMMLDAEKEVQRGFWSGGTWRRMTLRAGKLDEHDEGVVPIVRPTMTRPARLRART; this is translated from the coding sequence ATGATCGCGGCCCCGACGATCCACCGGCGCTTCTTCGTTCCCGAGGTGGTCCAAACCTCCGCGATGGACTGCGGTCCTGCGGCCCTCACGTCCCTCCTCGAAGGATTCCGGATCTCGGCGAGTTACGGCCGACTTCGCGAGGCTTGCCAGACCGACGTGGACGGTACGTCGATCGACACGTTGGAAGATCTCGCAGGGAAACTCGGGCTGAACGCGACGCAAACGATGGTGCCGCCCGAGCATCTCTTTTTGCCAGAGGGCGGTGTGCTTCCCGCGATCGTCGTCGTGCGGCAGCCCAACGGCATGCCTCACTTCATCGTCGTATGGAGAAGCGTGGGCGGACTCCTGCAAGTCATGGATCCCGGCGTCGGGCGACGGTGGATGACCCCTTCTTCGCTGCGCGAGCAGCTCTTCATGCACGGCATGCCGGTGTCCGAGGCGCAGTTTCACGCCCTCGCGACGTCCGATGCGGTCGTGCGCGTCCTTCGCCGCCGCCTCTCGGAGCTCGGGTGCACCCGAGAGCTCGACGCGATGCTCACCCGCGCCGCAACGAGCGCGAGCTGGCGAGCGATCGCGCTCCTGGATGCCGCGACGCGGATGGTGACCGATATCGTGAGCTCCGGGAGCGTGCGCAAGGGTCGCGAGGCCGGCGGCCTTCTTCGTTCGCTCATCGAGGGTTGCGAAGGTGTGCCACCCGGCGAGGGCCCGATTCCGCCGCCGTACTGGACGGGCCTCCCAGACGGCGAGGAGGACGTCTGGCTCCAGGGAGCCGTGGTCGTCGCGGTGCGCGCACGCGACGTCGAAAGGAAAGCGCCCGTCTCGTCGACGTCCGCCGAGCTGACCGCCGTGCTCCAAGAAGCGCCCGCGCGTCCGTTGCACGAGCTCTTGCGGATTCTGCGCGATGACGGCGCCCTCGGGCCGGTAGCTCTCGTCGTTGCGATCGCCCTTGCGGCAACCTTCGGGATCATCGAAGCCATCCTCGTGCGCGGGCTCGTCGAGGTGGCGGGCGATCTTGGCGTGGTCAAAGAGCGGATGGCGGGCCTCGGCGCCATCGTCGCCTTCTTCCTCATGATGCTCTTGCTCGAGCTTCCCATCGCCCACGCGATTCGGCGCCTCGGGCGGCACCTCGATGCGCGCTTGCGGATCGCTTTCTTGAGCAAGCTCCCTCGCCTCGCAGATCGCTACCTCAGCAGCCGTCCCACCTCCGACATGGCCCATCGAAGCCACGCGCTCTCGACGCTGCGTGGCTTCCCGGATCTCGGTGCCCAGCTGGTTCGGAGTGCGCTGAGCCTCCTTGCCACCGTGGGCGCGATCGTGTGGCTTCATCCCGCGAGCGCGCCGCTCGCGATCCTTGCGGGTGGGGTGGCGATCGCGGTACCGCTTGCATCCGAGCGGGTCCTGAGCGAACGCGATCTCCGCGTACGCGCGCATGTGGGAGGACTCAGCGGGTTCTACCTCGACGCGCTTCTCGGGCTCGTCCCCGTTCGGACCCACGGCGCCGAGCGTGCGGTGCGTCGGGAGCACGAGAACCTGCTCGTGCAGTGGGCACGCGCGGGTCGCTCCCTGATCGAAGCGGCGCTCGTGGCCGACACCGTGGGTGCGCTTCTCGGCTTCGCGCTCGCGGCACTGCTTCTCTTTTGCTACGTGCAACGCGGCGGTCCGGTCAGCGGGCTTCTCTTGTTTGCCTATTGGGTGCTCAAGCTGCCCGCGCTGGGACAAAGCCTTGCAGCTCTGGTGCGAGCTTACCCCGGCATTCGGAACACCGCGCTCCGGCTTCTCGAACCGCTCGGCGCCCTCGAAGAGGAGCGGGTGCACGGTGCGACGGCGACGTCTTCGGCGCGAGGGCTCGAGCTCGCGTTCGAAGGCGTGAGCATCGTCGCGGGAGGGCATACGATCCTCGATGGGCTCGATCTCCGAATCGCACCTGGAAGCGACGTGGCCATCGTAGGCTCCTCGGGGGCGGGGAAGTCGACCCTCGTCGGGATTCTGCTCGGCTGGCATCGTCCGGTGGCAGGGCGTGTGCTCGTCGACGGACATCCCCTCGATGCAGCTCGTGCCGACACGCTCCGGCGGGAGTGCGCCTGGGTCGATCCGGCCGTGCAGCTGTGGAATCGCTCGCTGGCGGACAACATGCTGTACGGCACATCGGCGGGAGCGATGGGGGCCATGCCGGGGGCACTCGATGCCGCGGATCTCCAGGGGCTGCTCGAACGACTGCCCGATGGCATGCAGACCGTGCTCGGTGAAGGCGGGGCTCTCATGTCCGGCGGCGAAGGGCAACGCGTACGTTTCGGGCGCGCGCTGCTGCGGCGGGACGCGCGCCTGGTCATCTTGGACGAGCCATTCCGCGGTCTCGACCGCGAGAAGCGGCGAACGCTCCTCACCCGCGCACGCGCATGGTGGCGGGGCGCGACGATCCTCTGCGTGACGCACGACGTGCGCGAGACCTTGGACTTCGGCCGGGTCCTGGTCGTCGAAGGCGGGCGCGTCGTCGAGGACGGGGTTCCCATGGCACTCGTTCAAGATCCGAGCTCGCGCTACCGGATGATGCTCGACGCCGAGAAGGAGGTTCAGCGCGGGTTCTGGTCCGGTGGCACGTGGCGCAGGATGACGCTTCGTGCAGGAAAGCTCGACGAGCACGATGAGGGCGTGGTGCCCATCGTGCGCCCGACCATGACACGGCCGGCGCGGCTCCGGGCCCGAACATGA
- a CDS encoding S9 family peptidase, which yields MMPRSFALAIACFGLIACGDSAPPPAAPTSAAVANAAPTTPAPPAPSPPHADGTLIARKVLFGNPDHAAPRVSPDGRRILFIAPDQGVLNAWVAPASDPTAAKVVTHERTRPVREVRWAETSEHVLYQNDKGGDENFHVFVVDLKTGQEKDLTPYDGVRTDLQDTFDKHPTTLFVQMNKRDKNWMDPALIDIKTGKVTVLYENDGYQDFLLDKDAKLRLGQKYNADGSREIFLRAGAGKKAEWKSFIKIGREDSTTTEPRWFNRDGKTLYMSDSRDRDTAAVVAVEVGSGKRTVLFEDPKSDVQGDIVDPKTMKPLAVMTNRERRVWHALDKSVQGDLDALARVAKGDITVLSQSHDGRKWTVSFLKDDGPTAFYLWDRNTKHASYIFSDRKDLQGVELAPMHPVVIAARDGLELVSYLTLPRSVDPKETGKPSKPVPMVLLVHGGPWGRDQWGLNASHQWLANRGYAVLSVNFRASTGFGKKFVNAGDREWGRKMHDDLLDAVKWAVDGKVADPKKVAIMGGSYGGYATLAGLTFTPDVFACGVDIVGPSNLVTLLHSIPPYWSAIFNDFVMRIGDPRTDEGKQFLASRSPLSQVDAIKKPLLIGQGANDPRVKQAESDQIVKAMQAKGLPVTYVLFPDEGHGFQRPENRLSFFAVTEVFLAEHLGGSYQPYEGGGDDFQGSSMQVPAGASSVYGLEAALSKKR from the coding sequence GGCCGCCGTGGCCAATGCCGCGCCGACCACGCCCGCCCCGCCCGCTCCGTCGCCGCCGCATGCGGATGGCACGCTGATCGCGCGCAAGGTCCTGTTCGGCAATCCGGATCATGCCGCCCCGCGCGTGAGCCCCGATGGAAGGCGAATCCTCTTCATCGCCCCGGACCAAGGTGTGCTCAATGCGTGGGTGGCCCCGGCCTCGGATCCCACGGCGGCCAAGGTCGTCACGCACGAGCGCACGCGCCCCGTGCGCGAGGTGCGCTGGGCGGAGACGAGCGAGCACGTGCTCTACCAGAACGACAAAGGCGGCGACGAGAACTTCCACGTCTTCGTGGTCGACCTGAAGACGGGGCAGGAGAAAGACCTCACGCCGTACGACGGCGTGCGAACGGATCTCCAGGACACGTTCGACAAGCACCCCACGACGTTGTTCGTGCAAATGAACAAGCGTGACAAGAACTGGATGGACCCGGCGCTGATCGACATCAAGACCGGCAAGGTGACCGTCCTGTACGAGAACGACGGTTACCAGGACTTCCTCCTCGACAAGGACGCCAAACTGCGCCTCGGGCAGAAGTACAATGCCGATGGCAGCCGCGAGATCTTCCTCCGTGCAGGCGCCGGCAAGAAGGCCGAGTGGAAAAGCTTCATCAAGATCGGCCGCGAGGACAGCACCACCACCGAGCCGCGTTGGTTCAACCGCGACGGTAAAACGCTGTACATGAGCGACAGCCGGGATCGCGACACGGCGGCCGTCGTCGCGGTCGAGGTGGGCTCGGGAAAGCGCACGGTCCTCTTCGAGGATCCCAAGAGCGATGTGCAAGGTGACATCGTCGACCCGAAGACGATGAAGCCGCTCGCCGTCATGACCAACCGCGAACGGCGCGTGTGGCATGCGCTCGACAAGTCCGTGCAAGGAGATCTCGATGCCCTCGCCCGCGTGGCCAAGGGCGATATCACGGTGCTCAGCCAGTCGCACGACGGCCGCAAGTGGACCGTATCCTTCTTGAAGGACGATGGTCCCACCGCCTTCTATTTGTGGGATCGGAACACGAAGCACGCCTCGTACATCTTTTCGGATCGCAAGGATCTGCAGGGGGTCGAGCTTGCGCCGATGCACCCGGTGGTCATCGCGGCGCGCGACGGGCTCGAGCTGGTGAGTTACCTCACCCTGCCGCGCAGCGTCGATCCGAAGGAGACGGGCAAGCCGTCGAAGCCCGTCCCCATGGTGCTGCTCGTGCACGGCGGGCCCTGGGGACGCGATCAATGGGGACTCAACGCGAGCCATCAATGGCTGGCCAACCGCGGCTATGCGGTGCTCAGCGTCAACTTCCGCGCGTCGACCGGATTCGGGAAGAAGTTCGTCAACGCAGGCGATCGCGAGTGGGGGCGCAAGATGCACGACGACCTGCTCGACGCCGTGAAATGGGCCGTCGACGGCAAGGTGGCCGACCCGAAGAAGGTGGCCATCATGGGCGGAAGCTACGGCGGGTACGCCACGTTGGCCGGGCTCACCTTCACGCCCGACGTCTTCGCGTGCGGTGTCGACATCGTCGGCCCGTCCAATCTGGTGACCTTGCTCCATTCGATCCCGCCGTACTGGTCGGCGATCTTCAACGACTTCGTGATGCGCATCGGCGATCCGCGCACCGACGAGGGAAAGCAATTCCTCGCCTCGCGCTCGCCGCTGTCCCAGGTCGACGCGATCAAAAAGCCGCTGCTCATCGGCCAGGGGGCGAACGATCCGCGCGTGAAGCAGGCGGAAAGCGACCAGATCGTCAAGGCCATGCAGGCGAAGGGCCTGCCGGTGACCTACGTGCTGTTCCCCGACGAAGGGCACGGCTTCCAGCGGCCCGAGAATCGTTTGAGCTTCTTCGCCGTCACGGAAGTGTTTCTGGCCGAGCACCTCGGCGGCAGCTACCAGCCCTACGAGGGCGGCGGTGACGACTTCCAGGGCTCAAGCATGCAAGTCCCCGCTGGCGCCAGCAGCGTGTACGGACTCGAGGCTGCGCTTTCGAAAAAGCGATAG
- a CDS encoding serine/threonine protein kinase, with protein MTLRASLQSFEPGVILLGRYRVENVVGRGGMGAVLAAWDTELQHRVAIKVLSGFALAESEPVGRFMREARIVVKLQSDHVVRVFNAGTLETGVPYIVMDLLEGHDLGDQGLVPAQTAVDYVLQAIDAIAEAHAQNVVHRDLKPSNLFLANRVGAAPIIKVLDFGISKATNLEGDLSLTGSTSIMGSPRYMSPEQFRSAKQVDERTDVWALGAILYQLLAGIPPFDGTSMTEIFESVVHREPAPLHALRPEVPAALEQVILRCLRKAANERYATVAELALALAPFGTGEWQRCVERAAKLLADKSTLNAHVGWVAPAEKVLPLPSVSPPRPGPEGAPEPRGSRRRIAWMAASLFVVVLASVCVGAALMLAWVKRHPPQLATAAPSGAPVPALTTATIVADSGSVAADVDAGAAPDAGGALDAGTALAAASARKPGAGNPARVLTDFQRSRLLGHYSTYDGRRGFVLDRLGEPVKVRLDGDSTVHSLKERYSQWTWLDYLSEDGKIEIRTKQDTGEVVKLNYADVVRDADARPLR; from the coding sequence ATGACGCTCCGGGCCTCCCTGCAGTCGTTCGAACCGGGGGTGATTCTCCTGGGGAGATACCGCGTGGAGAACGTCGTGGGCCGCGGTGGAATGGGCGCGGTCCTTGCGGCATGGGACACGGAGTTGCAGCATCGCGTGGCCATCAAGGTGCTCTCGGGCTTCGCGCTGGCGGAGAGCGAGCCGGTGGGGCGCTTCATGCGCGAGGCGCGCATCGTGGTCAAGTTGCAGAGCGACCACGTGGTGCGCGTGTTCAACGCGGGCACGCTCGAAACGGGGGTGCCGTACATCGTCATGGATCTGCTCGAAGGGCACGATCTGGGCGACCAAGGCCTGGTGCCGGCGCAAACGGCGGTGGATTACGTGTTGCAGGCCATCGACGCCATCGCCGAGGCGCACGCGCAGAACGTCGTTCATCGCGACTTGAAGCCGTCGAATCTTTTTCTGGCGAATCGTGTCGGGGCGGCCCCCATCATCAAGGTGCTCGACTTCGGGATTTCCAAAGCGACGAACCTGGAGGGCGACCTATCCCTCACCGGGTCGACGTCGATCATGGGGTCGCCGCGGTACATGTCGCCGGAGCAATTTCGTTCGGCCAAACAGGTCGACGAGCGGACCGACGTGTGGGCGCTCGGGGCGATTCTGTACCAGCTTTTGGCGGGGATCCCGCCGTTCGATGGCACCTCGATGACCGAGATTTTCGAATCGGTGGTTCACCGCGAGCCCGCACCGCTGCATGCGCTCCGCCCCGAGGTGCCGGCGGCGCTCGAACAGGTGATCCTGCGTTGCTTGCGCAAGGCCGCGAACGAGCGCTACGCCACGGTGGCGGAGTTGGCGCTGGCGTTGGCGCCGTTTGGCACGGGTGAGTGGCAACGGTGCGTGGAGCGGGCGGCCAAGCTTCTCGCGGACAAGTCGACCTTGAATGCCCACGTGGGCTGGGTGGCGCCGGCGGAAAAGGTGCTCCCGCTGCCCAGCGTGTCGCCTCCGCGTCCGGGGCCGGAAGGGGCGCCCGAGCCGCGGGGATCGCGCCGGCGTATCGCGTGGATGGCCGCGAGCCTCTTCGTGGTGGTGCTCGCGTCGGTGTGCGTGGGGGCGGCGCTCATGCTGGCATGGGTGAAGCGCCACCCTCCGCAGTTGGCCACGGCCGCGCCGTCGGGGGCGCCGGTGCCGGCTCTCACGACGGCGACCATCGTGGCCGATTCAGGGAGCGTGGCGGCGGACGTCGATGCGGGGGCTGCACCCGATGCGGGGGGCGCGCTGGATGCCGGGACTGCGCTGGCTGCGGCGAGTGCGCGCAAGCCCGGGGCTGGAAATCCGGCGCGCGTTCTGACGGATTTTCAGAGGAGCCGCCTCCTCGGGCACTATTCGACGTACGACGGCCGGCGCGGCTTCGTGCTGGATCGCCTCGGCGAGCCCGTCAAGGTGCGGCTCGATGGCGACAGTACCGTGCATTCGCTGAAGGAGCGCTATTCACAGTGGACCTGGCTCGATTACCTCAGTGAAGACGGCAAAATCGAGATACGGACGAAGCAGGATACCGGCGAAGTGGTCAAACTGAATTACGCCGACGTGGTTCGCGACGCCGACGCGCGCCCGCTTCGCTGA
- a CDS encoding HlyD family secretion protein, whose translation MPTPFSQCLRSLEIDAAQRSVFAFGGAALFLGAWLFWFLRVGVTLHETTDSGRIEVAEAAKPLNAAIGGRIVATNIALGKSVRLGDVLVELDSETEQRQLAEELTRVAMVDPELDALRHQASAEQDALSSNRAATRAGVNERRAKRKEASIDSRLASEEALRAQRLQNEGLISTRDFLRARAEAQRKRASTEAIGHDVQRLSGEGQGRENQGLAHIAQLRLQMAQLEEKRATSLAAIAVLKAEIAKRLLRAPADGTIGEVSPEHQIGSFVQAGDRLGVLIPEGHLIAIGDFVPEDALGRIRRGQAGRMRLDGFPWTQFGTVPVIVRDVASVAHNGRIRVELDLVAAGNPLIFLEHGLPGALEVDVETSTPARIALRYAGSRLGAPVQKGDQP comes from the coding sequence ATGCCAACTCCGTTTTCTCAATGCCTTCGCTCCCTCGAGATCGATGCGGCCCAGCGCTCCGTTTTCGCCTTCGGCGGAGCGGCGCTTTTTCTCGGGGCATGGCTTTTCTGGTTTTTGCGCGTCGGAGTCACACTTCACGAAACCACCGATTCCGGGCGAATCGAAGTGGCGGAGGCGGCCAAGCCGTTGAACGCGGCCATCGGCGGGCGCATTGTCGCGACGAACATTGCTCTCGGGAAAAGCGTTCGCCTCGGCGACGTTCTCGTCGAACTCGATTCGGAGACCGAACAGCGCCAATTGGCGGAAGAGCTCACGCGCGTCGCGATGGTGGACCCGGAGCTCGATGCGCTTCGCCACCAGGCGAGCGCGGAACAGGATGCCCTGTCGAGCAATCGCGCGGCCACGCGCGCCGGAGTCAACGAGCGGCGTGCGAAACGGAAGGAAGCATCGATCGATTCGCGGCTGGCGAGCGAAGAGGCTCTTCGAGCCCAGCGTCTTCAGAACGAAGGATTGATTTCCACACGGGACTTTTTACGCGCACGGGCGGAAGCGCAACGCAAGCGAGCGTCCACCGAAGCCATCGGCCACGACGTACAGCGCCTCTCCGGCGAAGGGCAGGGCCGCGAGAACCAAGGGCTCGCTCACATCGCCCAGCTCCGGCTTCAAATGGCGCAGCTCGAGGAAAAGCGCGCAACGTCCCTTGCGGCCATTGCCGTGTTGAAGGCGGAAATCGCCAAGCGACTCCTCCGCGCGCCGGCGGACGGCACGATCGGCGAGGTCTCTCCGGAGCACCAGATTGGTTCCTTCGTGCAAGCGGGCGACCGACTCGGGGTGCTCATTCCGGAAGGGCACCTCATCGCCATCGGCGACTTCGTTCCGGAGGACGCGCTGGGGCGTATCCGGCGCGGTCAGGCCGGGCGAATGCGTCTCGATGGATTCCCGTGGACGCAATTCGGAACGGTACCCGTCATCGTTCGGGACGTGGCGAGCGTCGCGCACAATGGCCGTATTCGCGTCGAGCTCGATCTCGTGGCCGCTGGAAACCCGCTCATTTTCCTCGAGCACGGACTGCCCGGTGCCCTCGAAGTCGATGTCGAAACCTCGACGCCGGCACGCATCGCGCTCCGCTACGCGGGGAGCCGGCTCGGTGCGCCCGTGCAGAAGGGGGACCAGCCATGA